A region from the Sulfitobacter sp. D7 genome encodes:
- a CDS encoding TadE/TadG family type IV pilus assembly protein: MRTLISLLARFKGREDGSIAVETVIMLPLMFWAYLAMYSTFDTFRMYNLNQTAAYTVGDAISRETQAIDPDYLQGMQQLFEYLTRGTGQTDMRVSSIWYDEANNRYHTDWSQVRGTPTPLTSDDVRNWHDKLPVMPNNERVTLVETWRDFEPLFKTGLERRDIYNFVFTRPRYAPRTVWSDG; encoded by the coding sequence ATGCGTACGCTCATCTCTCTGCTGGCCCGGTTCAAAGGGCGCGAAGACGGCTCGATCGCCGTTGAAACGGTGATCATGCTGCCGTTGATGTTCTGGGCCTATCTGGCCATGTATTCGACCTTTGACACCTTCCGCATGTATAACCTCAACCAGACGGCGGCCTATACCGTGGGCGATGCCATCTCGCGGGAGACGCAGGCGATTGACCCAGACTACCTGCAAGGAATGCAGCAACTTTTCGAATATCTCACCCGTGGCACAGGGCAAACCGACATGCGGGTCAGCTCGATTTGGTATGATGAGGCCAACAACCGCTACCATACGGATTGGTCGCAGGTGCGCGGCACCCCCACCCCTCTGACCAGCGATGACGTGCGCAATTGGCACGACAAGCTGCCGGTGATGCCCAACAACGAACGTGTCACCTTGGTCGAGACATGGCGCGATTTCGAGCCACTGTTCAAAACCGGGCTCGAGCGCCGCGATATCTATAACTTCGTCTTCACCCGTCCGCGCTATGCGCCGCGCACGGTCTGGTCAGACGGTTAA
- a CDS encoding TadE/TadG family type IV pilus assembly protein, translating to MIQRSIKAWRRFRGDEDGSAMLIEFAILSPLLFGCLLMSVEMSFYAIRHMLLDRGLDMTVRYVRLNTNTPMTHQTIKDKICESAIYLEDCSEVLRLEMIQVDPRNFASFDQSPDCVDTSEDPKPVRGWTLGVEHQLMLLRACARFKPFFPTTGLGYALEKDGAGRVSMVSSAAFVQEPN from the coding sequence ATGATACAACGCAGCATCAAAGCATGGCGCCGGTTTCGCGGCGATGAGGACGGATCGGCGATGCTGATTGAATTCGCCATTCTGTCGCCGCTGCTGTTTGGCTGTCTGCTTATGTCGGTCGAAATGAGCTTTTACGCCATCCGCCACATGCTCCTTGATCGGGGCTTGGACATGACGGTGCGCTATGTCCGGCTAAACACCAACACACCGATGACGCATCAGACCATCAAGGACAAAATCTGTGAATCCGCGATCTACTTGGAAGACTGCAGCGAAGTCCTGCGTCTTGAGATGATCCAAGTGGATCCGCGCAATTTTGCAAGTTTCGATCAGTCACCCGATTGCGTCGACACCTCCGAAGACCCCAAACCGGTGCGCGGCTGGACCCTCGGGGTCGAGCATCAGTTGATGCTGCTGCGCGCCTGTGCCCGGTTTAAACCTTTCTTTCCGACCACCGGCCTTGGCTATGCCCTTGAGAAAGACGGCGCGGGCCGTGTTTCCATGGTCTCAAGCGCGGCCTTCGTACAGGAGCCGAACTGA
- a CDS encoding TadE/TadG family type IV pilus assembly protein: MRKTSHSSEHSPRPLPALLRRFAREEDGLVTFFAILMILLMILLGGVGVDLMRHERERSLVQAVADRAVLAAADLDQTLSPEAVARDYFDKAGLAEYVSSVTVEEGLNYRRVTVDASHTLNTMFMSKFGQDNLRVPAKSQAEEKVNKVEISMVLDISGSMRENGKMANLHDASDAFIDTVIKPENADLISISVVPYTAQVNVGQDIMNELNVTQLHSFSHCVDFDDSEFDLTAISQTRSYEHMQHFEAGYSWNGYDRENTGRYDNIYNPGCPKQSYEEVAAFSQNAAALKARISNFQPRANTAIHLGMKWGVALLDPSFRAINQATGGEAAFQDRPAAYDDIETLKTVILMTDGVNVTTRRINPQVYANMDHYRHWSDYPFYWWLNRNVRSSEQYRWYYTKYTASRADALLDNICDAAKAKGIVIWSIGFEVTDHGASVMKNCASSDSHFFRVEGVEIVSAFEAIARQINQLRLTQ, translated from the coding sequence ATGCGCAAGACATCTCACAGTTCGGAACATTCCCCGCGGCCCCTGCCCGCGCTGCTTCGGCGTTTTGCGCGGGAAGAAGACGGGTTGGTCACGTTTTTCGCCATTCTGATGATCCTGTTGATGATCCTTTTGGGCGGTGTCGGGGTGGACCTGATGCGCCATGAGCGTGAACGCTCTCTGGTGCAGGCCGTGGCCGACCGCGCCGTGCTGGCGGCAGCTGACCTTGATCAGACGCTCAGCCCCGAAGCTGTGGCCCGCGACTATTTCGATAAGGCAGGGCTGGCCGAATATGTCTCAAGCGTCACGGTCGAAGAAGGGCTGAACTACCGCCGCGTCACGGTCGATGCCTCCCATACCCTGAACACCATGTTCATGAGCAAATTCGGCCAAGACAACCTGCGGGTCCCCGCCAAATCCCAAGCCGAGGAAAAGGTGAACAAGGTCGAGATTTCCATGGTGCTCGATATCTCCGGCTCCATGCGGGAGAACGGCAAAATGGCCAACCTACACGATGCAAGCGATGCCTTCATCGACACGGTGATCAAACCCGAGAACGCCGACCTGATCTCAATCTCGGTGGTGCCCTATACCGCGCAGGTGAACGTCGGGCAGGACATCATGAATGAGCTGAACGTCACCCAACTGCACTCCTTTTCGCACTGCGTTGATTTTGACGACAGCGAATTTGATCTCACCGCCATCAGCCAGACCCGCAGCTATGAGCATATGCAGCATTTCGAGGCGGGATATAGCTGGAACGGCTATGACCGCGAGAACACCGGGCGCTATGACAACATCTATAATCCCGGCTGCCCGAAACAAAGCTATGAAGAGGTGGCCGCCTTCTCGCAGAACGCCGCCGCGCTGAAGGCCCGTATCTCAAATTTCCAGCCCCGCGCGAATACTGCCATCCATCTGGGGATGAAATGGGGCGTGGCCCTGCTCGACCCGTCCTTCCGGGCGATCAACCAGGCCACGGGTGGCGAGGCTGCATTTCAAGATCGCCCGGCGGCCTATGATGATATCGAGACGCTTAAGACAGTGATCCTGATGACTGACGGCGTGAACGTGACCACCCGCCGGATCAACCCGCAGGTCTATGCCAACATGGACCACTACCGCCACTGGAGCGATTACCCCTTTTATTGGTGGCTCAACCGCAATGTCCGCTCAAGCGAGCAATACCGCTGGTATTACACCAAATACACCGCCTCGCGGGCCGACGCCCTGTTGGACAACATCTGCGACGCGGCCAAGGCCAAGGGCATCGTGATCTGGTCGATCGGCTTTGAGGTGACCGACCATGGCGCGTCGGTCATGAAAAACTGCGCCTCTTCCGACAGCCATTTCTTCCGCGTCGAAGGGGTCGAGATCGTCAGCGCCTTTGAGGCCATCGCCCGGCAAATCAACCAGTTGAGGCTGACGCAATGA
- a CDS encoding Glu/Leu/Phe/Val family dehydrogenase, protein MNPANEPSFRDSVDLMFNRAVALMDLPPGLEEKIRVCNATYTVRFGVRLRGRMHTFTGYRSVHSEHMEPVKGGIRYSMAVNQNEVEALAALMTYKCALVEAPFGGSKGGLCIDPRDYDEHELELITRRFAYELIKRDMINPAQNVPAPDMGTGEREMAWIADQYKRMNTTDINGVACVTGKPINAGGIQGRTEATGRGVQYALQAFFRDPEGLKKAGLSGKLEGKRVIIQGLGNVGYHAAKFLSEEDGAKITAIIERDGALHSEDGLNVEAVHKWIEKHGSIKGYADAKFEEDGAKFLEAECDILIPAALEGVINLSNAERIQAPLIIEAANGPVTAGADEVLRKKGTVIVPDMYANAGGVTVSYFEWVKNLSHIRFGRMQRRAEESRHQLVVDELERLSADKQLGWTLSPNFKEKYLRGAGELELVRSGLDDTMRTAYEAMAHVWHSRDDVDDLRTAAYLVSIEKVAASYHAKGL, encoded by the coding sequence ATGAATCCAGCCAATGAGCCGAGTTTCCGCGACAGTGTGGACCTGATGTTCAACCGCGCGGTCGCGCTGATGGATTTGCCACCCGGTCTTGAAGAGAAAATCCGCGTTTGTAACGCCACCTACACGGTGCGTTTCGGCGTCCGCCTGCGGGGCCGTATGCATACTTTCACCGGCTACCGCTCGGTGCATTCGGAACATATGGAGCCTGTGAAGGGCGGCATCCGCTACTCCATGGCCGTGAACCAGAACGAGGTCGAAGCGCTGGCGGCGCTGATGACCTATAAATGCGCCTTGGTCGAAGCGCCCTTTGGCGGGTCCAAGGGCGGGCTTTGCATTGATCCGCGCGACTACGACGAGCATGAGCTAGAGTTGATCACCCGGCGTTTTGCCTATGAGCTGATCAAACGCGACATGATTAACCCCGCGCAGAACGTGCCCGCCCCCGACATGGGCACTGGCGAGCGTGAGATGGCGTGGATCGCGGATCAATACAAACGCATGAACACCACCGACATCAACGGTGTCGCCTGTGTCACTGGCAAGCCGATCAACGCGGGCGGCATCCAAGGCCGGACCGAGGCGACGGGCCGGGGCGTGCAATATGCGTTGCAAGCCTTCTTCCGTGATCCCGAGGGGCTGAAGAAAGCCGGTCTGAGCGGTAAGCTTGAGGGCAAGCGGGTCATCATTCAGGGTCTCGGCAATGTGGGCTATCACGCCGCCAAGTTCCTGAGCGAAGAGGATGGCGCAAAGATCACCGCAATCATCGAACGCGATGGCGCGCTGCACAGCGAAGACGGGCTGAACGTCGAAGCCGTGCACAAGTGGATCGAAAAGCACGGCAGCATCAAAGGCTACGCTGATGCGAAGTTTGAGGAAGATGGCGCCAAGTTTTTGGAAGCAGAATGCGATATCTTGATCCCTGCCGCGCTTGAAGGTGTCATCAACCTCAGCAATGCCGAGCGTATCCAAGCGCCGCTGATCATCGAGGCCGCCAACGGCCCTGTGACCGCCGGGGCGGATGAGGTGCTGCGCAAGAAGGGCACGGTCATCGTGCCGGATATGTATGCCAACGCGGGCGGTGTGACGGTCTCGTACTTCGAGTGGGTCAAGAACCTTAGCCACATCCGCTTTGGCCGTATGCAGCGCCGCGCCGAGGAATCGCGTCACCAACTGGTGGTGGACGAGCTTGAGCGGCTGAGCGCGGACAAGCAACTGGGTTGGACGCTGAGCCCGAACTTCAAAGAGAAGTACCTGCGCGGCGCGGGCGAGTTGGAGCTGGTCCGCTCTGGCTTGGACGACACGATGCGCACGGCCTATGAGGCGATGGCCCATGTCTGGCACAGCCGCGACGATGTCGATGACCTGCGCACGGCCGCCTATCTCGTCTCGATCGAAAAGGTGGCGGCGAGCTATCACGCCAAGGGGCTTTAA
- a CDS encoding sarcosine oxidase subunit beta family protein yields the protein MRFSGLRVLREGLTGNRGWTAQWRDPEPQAEYDAIIIGGGGHGLSTAYYLAKNHGMTNIAVLEKGYLGGGNVGRNTTIVRGNYFLPGNSEFYSHSLKLWEGLSEELNYNVMFSQRGVITLFHSDAQRDASARRGNAMINQGDDAELLGRDDLRKLLPYLDYDNGRFPIHGGLLHRRGGTARHDAVAWGYARGADQRGVDLIQQCEVTGIDIENGKVRGVETTRGPIRAKKVAIVTAGRSGQVAAMAGMRLPIESHVLQAFVTEGLKPVIDHVVSFGMGHFYISQSDKGGLVFGGDLDFYASYAQRGNMPMMEHVMEAGMTLMPMLGKARVLRSWGGIMDMTPDGSPIIDKTDTQGLFIDCGWCYGGFKAVPASGYALAHLMATGQHHETAAGLRLDRFRSGEGLMDEEATGSQHNLH from the coding sequence ATGCGATTTTCAGGACTGCGGGTGTTGCGCGAAGGTTTGACCGGCAATCGCGGTTGGACAGCGCAATGGCGCGATCCAGAGCCGCAGGCGGAATATGACGCCATCATCATCGGCGGCGGCGGCCATGGGCTGAGCACGGCCTATTACCTCGCCAAAAACCACGGGATGACCAATATCGCGGTGCTTGAGAAAGGCTATCTGGGCGGTGGCAACGTGGGGCGCAACACCACGATTGTGCGGGGCAATTACTTTTTGCCGGGCAATTCCGAGTTCTACAGCCATTCGCTGAAGCTCTGGGAAGGGTTGTCGGAGGAATTGAACTACAACGTCATGTTCAGCCAACGCGGGGTGATCACGCTGTTTCACTCCGACGCACAGCGCGACGCCTCGGCCCGGCGCGGCAATGCGATGATCAACCAAGGCGACGACGCGGAACTCTTGGGCCGCGACGACTTGCGAAAATTGCTGCCTTATCTGGACTACGACAACGGCCGTTTTCCCATCCACGGCGGGCTGCTGCACCGGCGCGGCGGCACCGCGCGGCATGATGCGGTGGCATGGGGCTATGCGCGCGGCGCGGACCAGCGCGGCGTCGATCTGATCCAGCAATGCGAGGTCACCGGCATCGACATCGAGAACGGCAAGGTGCGCGGCGTAGAGACCACGCGCGGGCCGATCCGGGCCAAGAAGGTGGCGATTGTGACAGCGGGGCGCTCGGGCCAAGTGGCCGCGATGGCCGGGATGCGCCTGCCGATTGAGAGCCATGTATTGCAAGCCTTCGTTACCGAGGGGCTGAAGCCGGTGATCGACCATGTGGTGAGCTTCGGCATGGGGCATTTCTATATCAGCCAGTCCGACAAGGGCGGATTGGTCTTTGGCGGCGATCTGGATTTCTATGCCTCCTACGCGCAGCGCGGCAATATGCCGATGATGGAACATGTGATGGAGGCGGGGATGACCCTGATGCCGATGCTCGGCAAGGCCCGTGTGCTGCGTTCTTGGGGTGGGATCATGGACATGACCCCCGATGGCAGCCCGATCATCGACAAGACTGATACGCAAGGTTTGTTCATCGATTGCGGCTGGTGTTACGGCGGCTTCAAAGCGGTGCCGGCCTCGGGCTACGCGCTGGCGCATCTGATGGCCACCGGGCAACACCATGAGACGGCGGCGGGCCTTAGGCTCGACCGTTTCCGCTCGGGCGAAGGTCTGATGGATGAAGAGGCCACCGGGTCTCAGCACAACTTGCATTGA
- a CDS encoding sarcosine oxidase subunit delta, which produces MRIECPICGSRDRREFYYRGDAIALARPAPDAGDDVWDGYLHLRDNPAGQTRDLWQHESGCGAWVVVTRNTVTHAVQAVELASDVKRAMA; this is translated from the coding sequence ATGCGGATTGAATGCCCCATCTGCGGCAGCCGGGACCGGCGAGAGTTCTATTATCGCGGCGACGCCATCGCCTTGGCGCGGCCAGCACCTGATGCTGGCGACGATGTCTGGGACGGCTACCTCCACCTGCGCGACAACCCGGCAGGGCAGACGCGCGACCTGTGGCAGCATGAGAGCGGTTGCGGCGCGTGGGTGGTCGTCACCCGCAATACGGTGACCCATGCGGTGCAGGCCGTGGAACTGGCATCTGATGTGAAAAGGGCCATGGCATGA
- a CDS encoding sarcosine oxidase subunit alpha family protein — MRIAGRGLIDRDKPVRFTFDGRRYDGFAGDTVASAMLANGQRLMGRSFKYHRPRGVLSAGSEEPNALVTTGVGPASEPNVRATMQEIYEGLAVRSQNAWPSLDFDLMAVNDLGAPFLGAGFYYKTFMWPRRFWRHVYEPVIRRAAGLGRLSGQPNADAYEKAYAFCDLLVIGAGPAGLMAALSAARAGADVILADEDALMGGRLYAENESIGGQPGHTWAAGMVAELAAMENVRLMPRTTVTGAYDGGMFGALERVNQHRARRGEGAPLECFWRIAAKQSILAAGALERPVAFANNDRPGIMTAGAVRAYLNRWGVAPGKQVAVFGNNDDAHRTARDLAAAGVHVAALIDSREGVSIEGADFPVLRGAVVCNASGRKELEAVTIRTAGGEHKIQADCLAMSGGWNPSLHLTCHLGGRPTWEPDIHAFVPTPGAVPGMHVAGACNGTFSTHGCLAAGVAAAGDALEALGCKAEAVDLPQADDAPYTLKPLWAVPGKGRAWLDFQNDVCVKDVQQAAAENFRSVEHMKRYTTQGMAPDQGKNSNVAALAVLADATGRGIAETGTTTFRPPYTPVAIAAMGAGGQGKGFAPERLTTSHAASLAMNAPMVEAGLWYRPSYFPRGQERNWRQSCDREVGFVRNTVGVCDVSTLGKIDIQGPDAAKLLDLVYTNKFSTLKVGKVRYGLMLREDGFVMDDGTCARLGETHYLMTTTTGAAGEVMRHLEFVTQCLHPEWQVHLSSVTEQWAQFAVAGPKSRELLNGLLEQPIDNDSFPFMACGDVWLGGVAARLFRISFSGEHAYEIAVPARYGAALFDLLVARAEALDGGAYGMEALNVLRLEKGHITHAEIDGRATAEDIGMGRMLSDAKDCIGKTMSERPGLRDPERGQLVGLQPVGAVKQLTAGAFLFEAGAEARRENAQGHTTSVGFSPDIGTFIGLGFVTRGRQRHGEVMRMVDHLREIEAEVEICAPVFVDPEGGRARG; from the coding sequence ATGAGGATCGCAGGGCGCGGATTGATTGACCGGGACAAGCCGGTCAGATTCACCTTCGACGGGCGGCGCTATGACGGCTTTGCGGGCGATACGGTCGCCTCGGCCATGCTGGCGAACGGGCAGCGGCTGATGGGGCGGTCGTTCAAATACCACCGCCCGCGCGGGGTGCTCAGCGCGGGCAGCGAAGAGCCGAACGCGCTGGTGACCACAGGTGTCGGTCCCGCGTCAGAGCCTAACGTTCGCGCCACGATGCAAGAGATTTACGAGGGGCTGGCGGTGCGCAGCCAGAACGCTTGGCCGAGCCTCGATTTTGATCTGATGGCGGTAAACGACCTTGGCGCGCCCTTTCTGGGGGCGGGGTTCTATTACAAGACATTCATGTGGCCGCGCCGGTTCTGGCGACATGTCTACGAGCCGGTGATCCGCCGTGCTGCGGGGCTTGGTCGGCTGAGCGGTCAACCCAATGCCGATGCCTATGAGAAAGCCTATGCCTTTTGCGACCTCTTGGTCATCGGCGCGGGGCCGGCGGGGTTGATGGCGGCGCTGAGCGCGGCGCGGGCTGGGGCCGATGTGATCCTCGCCGACGAAGACGCGCTGATGGGCGGGCGGCTCTATGCCGAGAACGAGAGTATCGGTGGCCAACCGGGTCACACATGGGCAGCGGGAATGGTGGCGGAACTGGCCGCGATGGAGAACGTCCGCCTGATGCCGCGCACGACGGTCACCGGGGCCTATGACGGCGGCATGTTCGGCGCGCTCGAACGGGTCAACCAACACCGCGCGCGGCGCGGCGAGGGTGCGCCGCTGGAATGTTTCTGGCGCATCGCGGCCAAGCAATCGATCCTTGCGGCAGGCGCGTTAGAGCGCCCCGTGGCCTTCGCCAACAACGACCGCCCCGGCATCATGACGGCAGGCGCGGTGCGGGCCTATCTCAACCGTTGGGGCGTGGCACCGGGCAAGCAAGTGGCGGTCTTTGGCAACAACGACGACGCCCACCGCACAGCGCGCGATCTGGCAGCGGCGGGGGTGCATGTGGCTGCATTGATCGACAGCCGCGAGGGGGTCAGCATTGAAGGCGCGGATTTTCCGGTGCTGCGCGGTGCCGTGGTCTGCAACGCTTCGGGTCGCAAGGAATTGGAGGCCGTGACCATCCGCACAGCGGGCGGAGAGCATAAGATACAGGCCGACTGTCTGGCCATGTCGGGCGGCTGGAACCCCTCGCTGCATCTGACCTGTCATCTGGGCGGGCGACCGACGTGGGAGCCCGATATTCACGCCTTCGTCCCAACCCCCGGCGCTGTGCCGGGGATGCATGTGGCGGGGGCCTGCAACGGCACCTTCTCGACCCACGGCTGCCTTGCCGCGGGTGTGGCCGCGGCCGGGGACGCGCTGGAGGCGCTGGGCTGCAAAGCAGAGGCCGTGGACCTGCCGCAGGCCGATGATGCGCCATACACTCTCAAACCCCTCTGGGCGGTGCCGGGCAAGGGCCGGGCGTGGCTCGATTTTCAGAACGATGTCTGTGTGAAAGACGTGCAGCAGGCGGCGGCAGAAAACTTCCGCTCGGTCGAGCATATGAAACGCTACACGACCCAAGGCATGGCACCCGATCAGGGTAAAAACTCAAACGTTGCGGCGCTGGCGGTGCTGGCCGATGCCACGGGGCGCGGCATTGCCGAGACGGGCACGACCACCTTCCGCCCGCCCTATACCCCGGTTGCGATTGCAGCGATGGGCGCGGGCGGGCAGGGCAAGGGCTTTGCGCCCGAACGGCTGACGACCAGCCACGCGGCCAGCCTTGCCATGAACGCCCCGATGGTGGAGGCGGGGCTGTGGTATCGCCCCAGCTATTTCCCGCGCGGGCAGGAACGTAACTGGCGGCAGTCCTGTGACCGGGAGGTCGGTTTTGTGCGCAACACGGTTGGGGTCTGCGATGTCTCGACCTTGGGCAAGATCGACATTCAAGGGCCGGACGCGGCCAAGCTGCTCGATCTGGTTTATACGAATAAGTTCAGCACCTTGAAGGTCGGCAAAGTGCGCTACGGGTTGATGCTGCGCGAGGATGGTTTCGTCATGGACGACGGCACCTGCGCGCGGTTGGGGGAGACGCATTACCTGATGACCACCACCACCGGCGCTGCCGGTGAGGTGATGCGCCATCTGGAATTCGTGACGCAATGTCTGCATCCCGAATGGCAGGTGCATCTGTCTTCGGTCACCGAACAATGGGCCCAATTCGCCGTGGCGGGGCCGAAGTCTCGTGAATTGCTGAATGGGCTGCTGGAGCAGCCGATCGACAATGACAGCTTTCCCTTCATGGCCTGTGGTGACGTGTGGCTCGGCGGTGTCGCGGCGCGGCTGTTCCGCATCTCTTTCTCTGGCGAACATGCCTATGAAATCGCGGTGCCCGCGCGCTATGGCGCGGCGCTGTTTGATCTGCTGGTCGCGCGGGCCGAGGCGCTGGACGGTGGGGCCTACGGGATGGAGGCGCTCAACGTGTTGCGGTTGGAAAAGGGCCATATCACCCATGCAGAGATCGACGGCCGCGCCACGGCGGAGGATATCGGCATGGGGCGGATGCTGTCGGACGCCAAGGATTGCATCGGCAAGACCATGTCCGAACGCCCCGGCCTGCGCGATCCGGAGCGGGGGCAGTTGGTGGGGCTGCAGCCCGTGGGCGCGGTGAAGCAGTTGACGGCGGGGGCGTTTTTGTTTGAGGCCGGGGCCGAGGCGCGCCGCGAGAATGCGCAGGGGCATACGACCTCGGTCGGCTTTTCGCCGGATATCGGCACCTTTATCGGGCTGGGTTTTGTCACGCGGGGCCGTCAGCGGCACGGAGAGGTGATGCGCATGGTCGACCATCTGCGCGAGATTGAGGCGGAGGTGGAGATCTGCGCCCCAGTCTTTGTCGACCCCGAAGGAGGGCGCGCCCGTGGTTGA
- a CDS encoding sarcosine oxidase subunit gamma, with translation MVELKAQTPFGDLLPLKIGGMTVAACDMGQLTVLGAFDRAGLSEALEATHGLALPDPLRSTAKGDARCLCFGRDEVLLFGVAPGEALTKHAALVDVSDGWAVAELQGPGAEDVLARLAPVDLRAAAFKPGQTLRSALRDMPALITRTETGFLLMVYRSMAATLVQELRRAMEAVASRR, from the coding sequence GTGGTTGAGTTGAAAGCACAAACGCCCTTTGGCGACCTGCTCCCGTTAAAGATTGGCGGCATGACGGTGGCGGCCTGTGACATGGGTCAGTTGACCGTCCTGGGCGCTTTCGATCGTGCGGGCCTGTCAGAGGCGCTTGAGGCGACCCATGGCCTCGCCTTGCCCGACCCGCTACGCAGCACCGCCAAAGGCGATGCCCGCTGCCTGTGCTTTGGTCGGGATGAAGTGCTGCTCTTCGGTGTTGCGCCGGGCGAGGCGCTGACGAAACATGCGGCCCTCGTCGATGTCTCAGACGGATGGGCGGTGGCGGAATTGCAGGGGCCGGGGGCCGAAGACGTCTTGGCGCGTTTGGCCCCGGTGGATCTGCGCGCGGCGGCGTTCAAACCCGGTCAGACCCTGCGCAGCGCGTTGCGCGACATGCCTGCCTTGATCACCCGCACTGAGACCGGCTTCCTGCTGATGGTCTATCGGTCGATGGCCGCCACTTTGGTGCAGGAGTTGCGCCGCGCTATGGAAGCGGTGGCATCGCGGCGCTAG